The Rhizobium sp. BT03 genome has a window encoding:
- a CDS encoding NAD(P)-dependent oxidoreductase produces the protein MERLETGIHAGRLSPAEYEANFSDLHPRLDNHEALVAADRCYFCYDAPCMTACPTSIDIPLFIRQISTGNPLGSAKTIFDQNILGGMCARVCPTEELCEQACVRNTAEERPVEIGRLQRYATDAAMQAGRQFYARAEASGKTIAVVGAGPAGLAAAHRLAVKGHSVVIYDGREKSGGLNEYGIATYKAVDDFAQKEVDYVLSIGGIDVRHGALLGRDFSLADLQAQYDAVFLGIGLAGVNALRIDGENLAGVEDAVDFIAALRQADDKSQIAVGRRVVVLGGGMTAIDAAVQAKLLGAEEVTICYRRGKEQMNASEYEQDLASSKGVIIRHWLAPKSILSQDGKVAAIEVEYTKLVEGRLIGTGETGVIAADQIFKAIGQSFDASGLGSLRMESGRIAVDVEGHTSLDGVWAGGDCVFGGDDLTVSAVAHGRDAAESIHRTLSAAAAPAVAVA, from the coding sequence ATGGAACGACTGGAAACCGGGATTCATGCCGGCCGGCTTTCGCCCGCCGAGTATGAGGCTAATTTTTCCGATCTTCATCCGCGCCTCGACAATCATGAGGCGCTGGTCGCCGCCGATCGCTGTTATTTCTGTTATGACGCGCCGTGCATGACGGCCTGTCCCACCTCAATCGACATTCCGCTGTTCATCCGCCAGATTTCGACCGGCAATCCGCTGGGCTCGGCCAAGACGATCTTCGATCAGAACATCCTCGGCGGCATGTGCGCCCGCGTCTGTCCCACCGAAGAACTCTGCGAACAGGCCTGTGTGCGCAACACCGCCGAAGAGCGCCCCGTCGAGATCGGCCGCCTGCAGCGCTACGCGACCGATGCCGCCATGCAGGCCGGCAGGCAGTTCTATGCCAGGGCCGAAGCATCCGGCAAGACGATCGCCGTCGTCGGCGCGGGACCGGCCGGCCTTGCTGCGGCCCATCGTCTGGCCGTGAAGGGCCATTCGGTCGTCATCTATGACGGCAGGGAAAAATCCGGCGGCCTCAACGAATATGGCATCGCCACCTATAAGGCGGTCGACGATTTCGCCCAGAAGGAAGTCGATTACGTCCTCTCGATCGGCGGCATCGATGTCCGCCACGGCGCGCTTCTCGGCCGCGATTTTTCGCTCGCCGATCTGCAGGCGCAATATGACGCCGTCTTCCTCGGCATCGGCCTTGCCGGCGTCAATGCTCTGCGCATCGACGGCGAAAACCTCGCCGGCGTCGAGGACGCCGTCGATTTCATCGCCGCACTCCGCCAGGCCGATGACAAGAGCCAAATCGCCGTCGGCCGCCGTGTCGTCGTTCTTGGCGGCGGCATGACGGCGATCGACGCCGCCGTGCAGGCAAAGCTGCTCGGGGCCGAGGAAGTGACGATCTGTTATCGCCGCGGCAAGGAGCAGATGAACGCCTCGGAATACGAGCAGGATCTGGCAAGCTCCAAGGGCGTCATCATCCGCCACTGGCTGGCGCCCAAATCGATCCTGTCGCAGGACGGCAAGGTCGCCGCGATCGAAGTTGAGTACACCAAGCTTGTCGAAGGCCGCCTTATCGGCACCGGCGAGACCGGCGTCATCGCCGCCGACCAGATCTTCAAGGCGATCGGCCAGAGCTTTGATGCCTCCGGCCTCGGTTCGCTGCGCATGGAATCCGGCCGTATCGCCGTCGATGTCGAAGGCCACACCTCGCTCGACGGCGTCTGGGCCGGCGGCGACTGCGTCTTCGGCGGCGACGATCTCACGGTTTCCGCCGTCGCCCATGGCCGCGACGCGGCTGAATCCATCCATCGCACCCTGTCCGCAGCCGCCGCTCCGGCTGTCGCGGTCGCTTGA
- the preA gene encoding NAD-dependent dihydropyrimidine dehydrogenase subunit PreA, which produces MADLSNNFVGIKSPNPFWLASAPPTDKAYNVERAFKAGWGGVVWKTLGEEGPPVVNVNGPRYGAIFGADRRLLGLNNIELITDRDLYTNLREMKQVKMNWPDRALIASIMVPCEEQAWKSILPLVEETGADGVELNFGCPHGMSERGMGSAVGQVPEYIEMVVRWCKQYTRMPIITKLTPNITDVRRPARAAKAGGTDAVSLINTINSIVSVDLDNFAPNPTVGGKGSHGGYCGPAVKPIALNMVAEIARDPETYGLPISGIGGITTWRDAAEFLVLGAGNVQVCTAAMTYGFKIVQEMISGLSDWMDEKGHRNLDDITGRAVPNVTDWQYLNLNYIAKAKIDQDACIKCGRCHIACEDTSHQAITNVVNGLRHFEVIEEECVGCNLCVNVCPVENCITMEPLAAGTLDKRTGRTVDPNYANWTTHPNNPMARQAAE; this is translated from the coding sequence ATGGCTGATCTCAGCAATAATTTCGTCGGCATCAAGTCGCCCAACCCGTTCTGGCTAGCCTCCGCGCCGCCGACCGACAAGGCCTACAACGTCGAGCGCGCCTTCAAAGCGGGCTGGGGCGGCGTGGTCTGGAAGACGCTCGGCGAGGAAGGCCCGCCGGTCGTCAACGTCAACGGCCCGCGTTACGGCGCGATCTTCGGCGCAGACCGCCGCCTGCTCGGCCTGAACAATATCGAGCTCATCACCGACCGCGACCTCTACACAAACCTCCGGGAAATGAAGCAGGTCAAGATGAACTGGCCGGATCGGGCGCTGATCGCCTCGATCATGGTGCCTTGCGAGGAACAGGCGTGGAAATCGATCCTGCCGCTCGTCGAAGAGACCGGCGCCGACGGCGTCGAACTCAATTTCGGCTGTCCGCACGGCATGTCGGAGCGCGGCATGGGCTCCGCCGTCGGCCAGGTGCCGGAATATATCGAAATGGTCGTGCGCTGGTGCAAGCAGTACACCCGCATGCCCATCATCACCAAGCTGACGCCGAACATCACCGATGTCCGCCGTCCGGCCCGCGCCGCCAAGGCCGGCGGCACCGATGCCGTCTCGCTGATCAACACGATCAACTCGATCGTCTCCGTCGATCTCGACAACTTCGCCCCCAACCCGACGGTCGGCGGCAAGGGCAGCCATGGCGGTTATTGCGGCCCGGCCGTCAAGCCGATCGCCCTGAACATGGTGGCCGAGATCGCCCGTGATCCCGAAACCTACGGCCTGCCGATATCAGGCATCGGCGGCATCACCACCTGGCGCGACGCTGCCGAATTCCTCGTTCTCGGCGCCGGCAACGTCCAGGTCTGCACCGCCGCCATGACCTACGGCTTCAAGATCGTGCAGGAGATGATTTCGGGCCTCTCCGACTGGATGGACGAGAAGGGCCACCGCAATCTCGACGACATTACCGGCCGCGCCGTCCCCAACGTCACCGACTGGCAGTATCTGAACCTCAACTACATCGCCAAGGCGAAGATCGACCAGGATGCCTGCATCAAATGCGGCCGCTGCCACATCGCCTGCGAGGACACCTCCCACCAGGCGATCACCAACGTCGTCAACGGCCTGCGTCATTTCGAAGTGATCGAAGAGGAATGCGTCGGCTGCAATCTCTGCGTCAACGTCTGCCCGGTCGAGAACTGCATCACCATGGAACCGCTGGCTGCCGGCACCCTCGATAAACGCACCGGCCGCACCGTCGACCCGAACTACGCCAACTGGACGACGCATCCGAACAACCCGATGGCCCGCCAGGCCGCGGAGTGA